TCCAGTTCTTCACCATTTTTTCACGCTCTCATTTTGTCTTCTCTTCCAGAGTCTGTGAGCAGGTGAGAGAGGGACACTGTCTGCCCCACTGTCCAGCGACACCATGAGCTGGAGCTTCCTCACGCGGCTGCTGGAAGAGATCCACAACCACTCCACCTTCGTGGGGAAGCTGTGGCTCACCGTGCTCATCGTCTTCCGCATTGTCCTCACCGCAGTCGGGGGAGAGTCCATCTACTATGACGAACAGAGCAAGTTTGTCTGTAACTCAGGACAGCCGGGATGTGAGAATGTCTGCTACGACGCCTTCGCTCCACTGTCTCATGTTCGCTTTTGGGTCTTCCAGATCATCTTGGTGGCCATGCCTTCTCTCATGTACATGGGCTTTGCTATTAACAAGATTGCGCGGTTAGAAGAGGCCAAAGGAGTAGTGGGATCCGTGGCTGTTAGAGCCAGTGGCGGAGGGTATACACACCGGAAGCCCAGGAAAATCTGTTTTGGAGCCAGGCAGCACAGAGGAattgaggagactgaggaggaCCAGGAAGATGACCCCATGATATACGAGGTGCCAGAGATAGAACCTCCAAAAAGACCTCGTGATCCACTGCAGCCCACCCCCAGACCCAAAATCCGACACGATGGCCGAAAGCGTATTCGAGATGAAGGGTTGATGCGGGTCTACGTCCTCCAGCTGGTGACCCGTACTGTGCTGGAAGCCGGCTTCCTCGCTGGCCAGTATTTGCTGTACGGCTTCCGTGTAACCcccgtgtttgtgtgttccgGAAAACCCTGTCCACACAGCGTTGACTGCTTCGTATCACGGCCGACGGAAAAAACCATATTCCTGCGCATCATGTACGGAGTGACTGTTCTCTGCCTCATACTCAATGTTTGGGAGATGCTTCATCTGGGGATTGGGTCTATCTGTGACATTCTTCGCCGACGGCGCACCCCACCTCAGGAGGATGAGTACCAGCTGGGCCTGCTTGGGGCAAACGGGGATGTTGAGGGCTCGGTTGGGGGGACAGGACCCGAGGCAGGCTCAGATGCAGGTGTTGGCGCTGACGGTGCTGCCGATTACGTCGGCTACCCCTTCTCATGGAACACTCCATCGGCTCCCCCCGGTTATAACATAGTGGTGAAGCCTGAGCAGATGCCATACACTGACCTTAGTAACGCAAAGATGGCCTGCAAGCAGAACCGGGCCAACATTgcccaagaggagcagcagcagtttggcAGCAATGAGGATAACTTCCCCACTGGCGGCGAAGCCCGAGTTGCTCTCAACAAAGACATGATCCAGCAGGCTCACGAGCAACTGGAGGCCGCCATCCAGGCGTACAGCCAGCAGCATAATTCTGAGGAACCACTGGGGGACAACCAGGACGATAAGCCCCAGAGCAACATTATCCAAGCGCAGCCGCAACCTCAGCCACAGGCTCAGAAGGAGCGGAAACACAGACTCAAGCACGGCAAAGGCGGCAACAGCGtcgggggcagcagcagcaacagcagcagcagcaagtctGGGGAAGGCAAGCCCTCCGTGTGGATTTAACCTGTACATAGCAGACGCTGAATACTCCACTGTGCCTTAAAAAAATCCTGCAAGCTGGAGAAATGTTTGTGTAGTTCGATGTGCGGAACCAGAAAAGTGATGTTGCAGATGACAGATTGTCTGGGCTATCACTGTCAAACTTGAAGCATCAACACAAACGTGTCATGTACTGTTCTCCTCGAAATCCTGAAGCAGATACTTGACCTCTGTCGTCTTCCTCCTAGCATTTCATAGCAATTTGATATCTGCAATTGTATCATGCAGAGTTTTGTCGGGTGTCGGATCCCAGGTTGACTTTTCCCTTTAAGTTAATTGTCCAAATTTGGGGCCTCGCACACTCACACCGAGTGCCATGATGTGGACCTGTTTTGGCGCGCTGAGCTTACGTGGCATTATTACAACAGCGATGCAATCAAACAACACGCCTGCAGCAAGATGCAAGTGTCGACTTCGTTTCCAGACTCACACTGATGCTACGATTGTGTGTGTTTCTACTCTGCGTTTAATAGAGCGACAATATTTCACATTGCCTAATAGTTGACTGGCCCCTAGTGGTTGCTTCTCTAATGTTTCTCCACTCGGGCACCGACAGCtgcaacacacaccagccagcTGTAATGTAACTTCAAAATGCTTTATATTTTTGACTCCTCAAAGCCAATTGGTGTCAATTTGAAGCTGCAATAACAATTCGCATCAAGAGTATTTACCGCTACGGTACGACAAGACCAAACACTGTAATGCGTCAGTGCCAAGAACCTGGCAGAGGAGAGGCCTGTGTGTTTGTAGCTTAGGGAAACTGTGGCCATGATTCTCCCGctttgggggaaaaaatgccTAATATGAGACCAAGGTTTTTCTAAAGTTGACCGGTTTTGTAAAAagtacgttttgttttttttttatttatatgaaaTGACGCACCTTTTTAAGAAATgcatacaaaaacattttgtgttgtatttattttttagttatAATTGCcttccaaatgtaaaaaaaaatacataagaataattctatatttttttaaattgtatgtgATGTGAGCAACTAACGTCTCCTAACGTGTTAGCGTGTCAATATTAAAATTTTATAGCGACTTTAAGGGCCATGTTTTGATATACCAGTGGGGCCAGCTTTCCTTGTCGCCATTTCTACAGGAGACAATTGTGTAAATATGTATGCTCTGCTGTTATATTTTCACAGCTCTTCCTGTTTTTCTCGATGTCTTCTGATGTTGTCTTTGTGCTGATGGCTAGATTCAAGGGTGTCATATATAGTATGTATAGGTTCTGCTTCCTGcggctgatgatgtcactcagTCCACATCCTTGAGTGAACTTGGAGTCCAAAGTACAGCAATGACAGAGAGAAGTGAATACACCACCTAGCAAGGACTCTGCTGGTTGGCTTGGGCTTCTGGCCCTTCTCTCTCGTACATGCAAACACTACACTGCACTCCTCAActtagaaacaaaaaaagaaatttgtcgtcatatttttttttcaaaatacgcAGTAGTGCATTCTGTTTGTGTgtacatttgaaatatattaaataaatagcaCCTGAATTTTTCTCAGACTTGGTAAGTCATATTGCAAGCTCCCCAAAAAAGTTGAGGATTTGGAGGAAGTGGtgttgaataaatatttaatcatttcAAATTTTACAACACAGATTACacttctattttgtttttatttatacttgTATTCAGACCACAGAAAGTGCTTAAATGACAACAATGGAAAGCTGGTCTCACGTAGCAACACCATGGTAGGTAAAGCTGTACACGGCAAGAACGGAATGTGGGATGTTTTTTCTGCATCATGTTCAATCGACCGTCCTTTGATGGGAAACGTGTTTGACGTCACACTGTGGCGTGGGAGTCCCAGCAGGCGTATTCCCAGAGAATGACCGTGAAACAGGAAACCATCTGCTTTACAAAACACTTTTTCGGCCGCATGTCACCAAATTTACTTTAAAGCTGAAATCGATGGCGAATAAGTAAGAAACATTACTGATGTCATGACAGTACATGCAAACCGAGTGGTAAGAAAGTATGCAGTTCTCAAGCCAACTAACCAGCCAGTTACTACAGTATTACAGCATTTAATGGTGTGGTTTTTTGTGGCCACCGTTCCTTGTGCCTTGGTCACCCGGAACCATATTAGAAATCATTTCAATGGAATACATCAAAGTCGTCCCTCAAGCCAATTGTGTGATAAACTCACTAAGGAAGCGCATGTAGTTTTGGTTGACTGGGAGTCAGGTCGTGCAACATTCCCACCGCCACCAATAGACACACCAACCACGACTGGTTTTGGTGGAATTGGAGGCCAGTCAAAGAACCACACTAACTTGCCTGATGGTGTTATTGTACTTGGCTGTTGAGTTCTGATGGTGTCCATGTCAGACACAGATTCAAAGTGTATGAAAGTGCACATCTATGAATTCTGATcataacatttaaaaagaatctcacattattttcagtgagaaaaagatGAGTAATGTAACTCTTACTTTTGGATGTAATCTGAAGAGAGGAAACTCATGACAAGTCACGAGTCCGTGCTGAAATGTCTTCCTCCCGAGGTGtaatgttgatgttgaagtgATCAGAATTTGACTTTTAAATAACAAATTTGAATGGCAGTATAATAAAAGCCACAATCCGCGGACCAACTATGCATTTTCCCTAATATACTATTGGTAGATTAAACATGTATTTGTAGAgtatgatgaaaaacattttaaaaatgtaaagataTAATTTTGTCGCTGTCTTAGAAATAacatttagtaaaaaaaaaaatcagtaataATCACTAATAATTTTAAAAGTACGTTGAATGTCATTCTGTGTAAGGAACAGATACGGTTTACAGATTTGAAAATAATGGATCAGAAAGGCCTGTGCCACTTTGACTTACAGTATAtctaacatttaaaataaataaataaaatttgccACGGTGGCAGCAGGTCACAGAATTCACACTGTGGAGTGTATCTTGTCGAGCGGTCAGTTAAGGGCATTACTCTTTAACCACAGTAACTACAACCAGCCTTCtggttcttttgtttttctccaaatAAAGGCCTTAccatcactttgtttttttacagtcaGAAAAGTCCTGCGTTTTTGCTTGAAGTTGTTAGGTTACATGTGAATATTTTATAGaaaaaaaccccccaaaatAATGGACCTACGGACGCAGTCCTCAGCgttggctgaaaacaccttaGAGACTGACTTTCAGACAGGAGACTTGGGTTCGATTTATATTAAGCAAGGTTCAATATCTGTTGCTGTTTGTGTGCTCTACTCACTCTACCCACCCTTTCCCTCTGTTTGTTTCTAAGAGGCAGCAATACCCGCCTAAACAAAACTGTCCATCTCATTCATAGAGTGTAGCATCTCAAACAAAACCCCCTAAAAAACGCCTCGAAATGTCTCACGGAAATACTGAAGATGCTTTGCCAAATCTCATGACAAGCCATGACACAGATGCCAAACCCAGTTTTGTATTCAGATACGTCTCCTGTATAAGGCTTTCTGTCCACCAGGATTTAAAAAGAAGTATATTTGTACCCAAAATACAGTCAGCGAAATGTTacggaaataaaaaaaagtataataaaattaaaaaaaaaaacgttttgctgATTCAAACAAGTAAATGTTTTATTGTGAACTGTGCCTGTCCTTGTGTCATTTTAGAATCCctttgaattgtattttttatttcatgtacaTTGATGGATCAAATTGATTGGCATGTTTAAAGACATATTTTCCTAcaaaaaataaagcagaaatgctgaaactttttgtgtctttttggtGGTAAAAGCAGTCGCAACTTCCCTGATTCTGCGAACctggtcatgtttgttttgtttctaaaaAAGAAACTCAAATGTCGTGAGAAGTTTGGGTGCGGTGCGTTCTCAAAATGCTCCTGGAAAATAGAAATAACAGGTGTTGCTCTAGAAGCACTTTTCCTTTAAACATGACCGGTAGCTTTGAAGTGACCCTGACTACTACTTTAGAAGATGCATGAGTTTAACACTTTTGTCATATTGGTGTCGCAGACCCATGCGCTCTGAACACCCCTCAGTCCTGTCAAGGCAATATCCAGGAGCCGAAGTTTATTACTTGAGGTAAGTACACAAGAATAACATAGGGTTATTGCTCTGTGTTTTGATACGGTAGTTTTATATCCTGCAATCATGTTGTATTTGCCAGGTATGATGAAACAATCAGACACCAACTCGCCGATGAAAAGTGTCATAAAACACCAGGCGACAGTTATGTGTTTGATTTTCTGTCAGCAAGCTGTAAAAACGTGAACACAATCCAGAGACAGCAGATGATAAAGTTGGCAAATACCGGCGTAATTAATGATTTACTGGCACATGCGGCAATTGATTTGAGAATCTgttgtatctatctatctatctatctatctatctatctacctgtctgtctgtctatctgtctatctatctatctatctatctatctatctatctatctatctatctatctatctatctatctatctatctatctatctatctgtctgtctgtctgtctgtctgtctgtctgtctgtctatctatctatctatctatctatctatctatctatctatctatctgtctgtctatctatctatctatctatctatctatctatctatctatctatctatctgtctgtctgtctatctatctatctatctgtctgtctgtctgtctgtctgtctgtctgtctctgtctatctatctatctatctatctatctatctatctatctatctatctatctatctatctatctatctatctatctatctatctgtctgtctgtctctgtctatctatctatctatctatctgtctatctatctatctatctatctatctatctatctatctatctatctatctatctatctatctatctatctgtctgtctgtctgtctgtctgtctgtctgtccatctatctgtctgtctgtctgtctttctgtctgtctgtctgtctgtctatctgtctctctgtctgtctgtctgtctatctatctgtctctctgtctgtctatctatctatctatctatctatctatctatctatctatctatctatctatctatctatctatctatctatctatctatctatctatctatctatctatctatctatctatctatctgtctctctgtctgtctgtctgtctatctatctatctatctatctatctatctatctatctatctatctatctatctatctatctatccatctatctgtctctctgtctgtctgtctatccatctatctgtctctctgtctgtctatctgtctatctgtctgcctgtctgtctgtctatctgtctatctatctatctatctatctatctatctatctatctatctatctatctatctatctgtctgtctgtctgtctgtctgtctgtctgtctgtctgtctgcctgtctgtctatctatctatctatctatctatctatctatctatctatctatctatctatctatctatctatctatctatctgtctgtctgtctgtctgtctgtctgtctgtctgtctgtctgtctatctatctatctatctgtctatctatctatctgtctgtctgtctctctgtctgtctgtctgtctatctatctatctatctatctgtctgtctgtctgtctgtctgtctatctatctatctatccatccatccatccagctacCTACCTATCTATGCAGCTAGCTAGCTAGTCATCTCTCAGTTATCTCCACCTCACTTGGAGTTCAGGCCAGCAAATGAGTGAACAGAAATGACATTCTCTATTTTCCACTTCTCCTTCCCTGGAGAGATGAGCTCAGGGGAAGACGCAACGTTGCCGTTGGAAGCTGCACGAGGTCAGTGGCGGGCCGATGTTTGCGGCTCGGTCCCATTGGCTGGCTTTGGGACCGCCTGTGGCAACAGGCAATTTTCTCTGTGACGAAACAAACATGTCCACTATCTCATTAGAAGTCCAATTAACTCGAAGTGCTGGGCCGGCGGAGCCGCCGATGTCTTGTAGAAACATCGACCGCCTCATTGATGCTTAAACACCTATTCATACGGAACCAAAATTCTATTCCGGCACTTATCAAACtagtttatttttgtcagcaaaTCTTTTCTCAGTAGTGACGTGCTTCCGTCTGAGGAAGGAAGATTTCATTTGAGTTTCATGGTTTGCACCGCATTGAGCCGCCATGGATACAGTAAGACTTCGCATTTTCTCATTTGAGCTCAACCGCAAAGAGGAAAGTCGGAGCCCAGAGCAGTGAATCCAGAAGTGGTTTCAGCATCACCTGTTGCACAGGTGCCCAGCTATCATTTGACTCGGCTGTGATCACTTCCTGGAAGACTGTCCCATCATAACAAAATCATTTACAGGATACACAAGAGAACAGAAGGTCAGTGGACAGCGTTATGCTAAATCATTTCCTGGCTCCATTGGTGACTCACAATGGTTCAGTTGTGTTTGCTCATCTCACACCTTTAGAATTATTGCCTAAGAATCCAGTCGATACACTACAGTAAAACCATGTGCATATTATAGGAGAACAAACTTTGCTGGGTacaaatgacatttaaatgttaCCTCACGTTCACGACTGGGAAGTAGAACAGGCTTAAAGTTTTACAAGCTTTTCTTTCCTCAGGCTCTTGATATCTATGTATCTTAGTGCCAGGGTTTTAACACAGTGGTTAAATTCAACAGTACAGACTTCGTACTGTAGATGATCGCATTTCAACATAGTTTCAGAGTGGTGTCATTCTCCCTTTAAGTTTGAGTTGTTCACTATAAGCAGCAGCTTCATGGACAACAAAGACGGAGTTTAAATTCtcctatttattttacaatgatGTTTGTTTACTTCATTCCAACTTGTGTGCTGTGTAGATCGATTCACAAAATCTTCTTCATCCTGCGTTTTGCCGTTTTGGATCATTTAGATAATGTATCAGATGAGCAGAAGGATCACAGCAAGTGGGAAAACTTTGTAACCTGTCATAAACAGATGGGaaaatagttaaataaatacaattaaatgtaataaaacaataaaaaatagtggtcagtaatgtgatcaagacatTCAACCTGTTTTCTGTCTCATGTGTGAATCTGTTCAGATCACACTGGTCAATGTGAAAGTGACTCTAGTTTCATCATTAGACGTGGTATTTTAGTTTccattttttcctcttattttacttttactatTGATAACAGTAAACTCCCACTGCATTGCACTTGAGAGGCTGTAGGTCTAAATCATTTTGACCAAGCAGATGATCAAATAATTTGACATAAAGCAACATCACACTGTTTAAAGATCCAATagacagtatttaaaaaataaaaaagatggtTTAGAGTCAGTTTTTCCTGCGAgactttatttttgtacaaacagTCTGTACAGAAAGACGAATACAAAAATATAACATTCGACATTCTCATTCAGCCGCAATGACATTTGTAAGAAGATGGTCAGTCAACTTTTACACCATTTAAAATTGTCATTTGAAGGTAAACTCATGCACAATGCTTTCTCTCATAAATATCTGCTCAGAACTATAATGAAGTTCGACTGAATTAAATCACTTGAAATGCAACAGTTCATTAAAAAAGATTCAAAAGGCATTGAATTTCCCTTTAACCAGAATTCTGATGGCAGCGTCCTTCACTGCTGGTCTTCACATTAACTGCACTGACCAACATTTATCATGTAGATTCCAATATTTGTCCCATGTTTTTGGATGAATTCACTCCCGAAGGTTTCTCCTCAGATTATTTCCTAGCGCTTTGCTCATCTGCACTGCTTCCAGTGTGTGTAGCAGGAAGTCATATTCAGTCTCTAGCATGAACTCGGTCCTGCTGGGACCCCAGTACGGGGAAtaagatgaatggatgagtcCACTGAGGTTGTGTGTTGCTTTCAAAGTAGTAGCCACTGTCAGAAACTTGATAGTTTTGCTGACTAGGCACAATGTGGGAGGTTCCTCCTGAGGCAGTAGTGGAAGGCCAGGTGGGTTTCCCAAATGAATTTGACATGAAGCGGTTGAAAATACCATTTACTTTCGCCACCACACTTGAACACTTGCATGACTTGACAACTGCATGAGAGTAAAAGCCTAATTCTTGTTGCATCTCCCCAGGTGAAGCTTGAGTATGCCGTCGGAGTGAAGCTGTAACAAGTGTTCAAACTCCGTTGGCATCGCGTGGAAACCTGGTTTTGGCCAAATGTCGTCGTAGTAATGGTTAGGAAGGGGGTACAGGTCGAATGGGTGGTTAGCAAAGGGCCAGAACCCATACACATGGACGTTATTGCAGACCTCCAAAGCCAGGCTCACCATCATCAAACCGCTTGTGATCCTTTTTGCTTTCACGCCTCTGGCCTTCCAGAAGCCGCCCAGTTCACGCAGGTATTGCGGATTTAAAAAGACAGGGCTGACTGAGCTCTTGAAGTCTTTCATCGTGTACGCAGCCCGTAGTGAGAGCGCGAGGTTCACATTGTAGGAGAAAGCAGGAAGCAGTATCATCGCACTTCCGTAGAGCTGCATTTTCTCGGCGAACGGGAGGCGCCGCTCCATCAGAGACTGAtgtctggaagaaaaaaaaacatgcttcgGGTTAGGATTTGGTCAGTAGATATAGAGCAGAGTGAATCCTTGCACTTACAACTTCAGCAGGATGGTCGGGTTTGCAGTGACGATGTTTGTCTTTTTGCCGACATGCTTCTCGTATTCCCCTGTCAGCGGAGGTAAGTTACACCTGGAGACAAAGGCAACGGGTGAGAAGACAATCCGCAGTTGATTCTCAGGAACTGCACGATCATCTGAGCCTGCAGGCGCTGTTCTGTTGGCACCAAGCACAAGTGAGGCATCGACTGCCTGTGCAAAAGGAGGAGATACCCAGTTTAAGCCCTGTCTAGACCATGGGACCAAGGGTCGATAGTTAAAAATATTTGGCCTGATTCACACTCGCTTTTGGTGTgtccctgtgatggactggcgacacGTCCAGGTTTTATTCCTGCCTCTCCCCCGCTGGGACAGGgacactccccgcaaccctgaacaggtggttcactgaagatgtatgtacgTATGTTCAACAAAATTCAACAGTGTCATGCTGTAAAAAGAGCCTTGTGTCTCTGAATGGCATGGCAACACCCCCTTTTGTGGTGTGCTGAAACACCAAACTGTATGTTGAGAGGACTTTATGTTGTGCAACGTTCTTTATTTTTGGATGAAGCTGTTTGGACTGCAATAATTCAGTTGTTGTCAAGTTGTCAATTGTTGTCAAGACACGGCATTAATCTTAAAGGAGTGAAAGGAACCGCTTGGGGCGACGACAGACACTTTTtcagaaaaggaagaaaaaaaaataaagtcacctGATGACGAACTCGGCTGAGTCGATCA
The genomic region above belongs to Synchiropus splendidus isolate RoL2022-P1 chromosome 19, RoL_Sspl_1.0, whole genome shotgun sequence and contains:
- the gjc1 gene encoding gap junction gamma-1 protein, producing MSWSFLTRLLEEIHNHSTFVGKLWLTVLIVFRIVLTAVGGESIYYDEQSKFVCNSGQPGCENVCYDAFAPLSHVRFWVFQIILVAMPSLMYMGFAINKIARLEEAKGVVGSVAVRASGGGYTHRKPRKICFGARQHRGIEETEEDQEDDPMIYEVPEIEPPKRPRDPLQPTPRPKIRHDGRKRIRDEGLMRVYVLQLVTRTVLEAGFLAGQYLLYGFRVTPVFVCSGKPCPHSVDCFVSRPTEKTIFLRIMYGVTVLCLILNVWEMLHLGIGSICDILRRRRTPPQEDEYQLGLLGANGDVEGSVGGTGPEAGSDAGVGADGAADYVGYPFSWNTPSAPPGYNIVVKPEQMPYTDLSNAKMACKQNRANIAQEEQQQFGSNEDNFPTGGEARVALNKDMIQQAHEQLEAAIQAYSQQHNSEEPLGDNQDDKPQSNIIQAQPQPQPQAQKERKHRLKHGKGGNSVGGSSSNSSSSKSGEGKPSVWI
- the LOC128751668 gene encoding alpha-2,8-sialyltransferase 8F-like translates to MWGYKATVTILCLGSLATTMMWFLEDDSHLEAHRAPQIKRQRPKPSQLCKGCKKIIDSVVTRYSKTWRKQEMNYQKFKVKLQQTCNGFDNAIVTQANTPLGSTILFETSAKKLLVNSELFNLFPNKHPFSNKTLDTCAVVGNGGILYDSNCGKMIDSAEFVIRCNLPPLTGEYEKHVGKKTNIVTANPTILLKLHQSLMERRLPFAEKMQLYGSAMILLPAFSYNVNLALSLRAAYTMKDFKSSVSPVFLNPQYLRELGGFWKARGVKAKRITSGLMMVSLALEVCNNVHVYGFWPFANHPFDLYPLPNHYYDDIWPKPGFHAMPTEFEHLLQLHSDGILKLHLGRCNKN